Proteins from one Candidatus Paceibacterota bacterium genomic window:
- a CDS encoding FKBP-type peptidyl-prolyl cis-trans isomerase, which produces MKNLSKREWVAVSVSLAFVVYIMFGSTVMSVFNRSSQGDVAAVESIFNSNDNQNIMNESVAGGVMTQDLSIGSGPEIRSGMAVSVHYVLKLSDGTLIQDSKVVGGGEPFTFLYGAGQLIPGWEMGIEGMKVGGKRLITIPPALGYGSQAVGPIPAESTLFFEIEVVSAE; this is translated from the coding sequence ATGAAAAATTTATCAAAAAGGGAGTGGGTAGCTGTCAGCGTCTCTTTGGCTTTCGTGGTCTATATTATGTTCGGTAGTACTGTGATGAGCGTCTTTAATAGGTCTTCTCAAGGTGATGTAGCCGCAGTGGAGTCTATCTTTAATAGCAACGATAATCAAAATATAATGAATGAAAGCGTAGCGGGTGGTGTCATGACACAAGATCTATCTATCGGTTCAGGCCCAGAAATTCGTTCTGGTATGGCTGTTTCTGTTCACTATGTTTTGAAACTTTCTGATGGCACTTTGATCCAAGATTCTAAAGTTGTTGGTGGGGGAGAGCCGTTCACCTTTCTTTATGGAGCAGGACAGCTTATCCCTGGTTGGGAGATGGGTATAGAAGGTATGAAAGTCGGTGGCAAGCGCCTTATCACTATCCCTCCTGCTCTCGGCTACGGCTCTCAAGCAGTCGGTCCTATTCCTGCCGAGTCTACTCTCTTCTTTGAAATCGAAGTAGTCAGCGCAGAGTAG
- a CDS encoding TIGR00730 family Rossman fold protein, translating to MDTGNNQKPLTSLTFEQMSEIALDRVALISKEFSEGFEFLKNYPKSVTVFGSTRTPENDPYYEKARGLGKRIVEELHYSIVTGGGPGIMEASNRGAYEAGGNSIGLLIELPEGQVTNKYLTGKMMFHHFFSRKVALSFSAEAYVFFPGGFGTLDEFSEILTLVQTLKISQVPIILVGVEYWEPLVAFFKEKMSKENMIDKSDLSLFVLTDSDDEILEAIKNAPITFGVPRSHTGNKEM from the coding sequence ATGGATACTGGGAACAATCAAAAACCACTTACCTCTCTCACCTTCGAACAGATGTCGGAGATAGCACTCGATCGAGTAGCCCTCATATCGAAAGAATTTTCAGAAGGTTTCGAATTTCTAAAAAATTATCCGAAATCAGTGACTGTTTTTGGTTCGACTAGAACACCTGAAAACGACCCTTACTACGAAAAAGCTCGTGGTCTTGGTAAAAGAATAGTCGAAGAACTTCATTATTCAATAGTCACTGGTGGTGGCCCAGGCATCATGGAAGCAAGTAATCGTGGAGCATATGAGGCTGGAGGTAATTCAATAGGACTCCTCATTGAACTGCCAGAAGGCCAGGTAACTAACAAATATTTGACTGGTAAAATGATGTTCCATCATTTCTTCAGTAGGAAGGTGGCTCTTTCTTTCTCGGCAGAGGCATACGTCTTCTTCCCGGGAGGATTCGGCACCTTAGACGAATTTTCAGAAATATTGACTCTGGTTCAAACTCTCAAAATATCTCAAGTACCCATCATTTTAGTGGGGGTAGAGTACTGGGAACCGCTAGTCGCGTTCTTTAAAGAAAAAATGTCGAAAGAAAATATGATAGACAAAAGCGATCTCTCATTATTTGTTCTTACAGATAGCGACGACGAAATATTGGAGGCTATTAAGAATGCTCCGATAACTTTCGGAGTGCCACGTAGCCATACTGGAAACAAAGAAATGTAA
- the nusB gene encoding transcription antitermination factor NusB — translation MANRHLARSTVLQTLYEWDFGEKKSNTKEILDRDMAEFAPDSNDRTFMQRLLVGVTSKFQDLDVIIEKAAPDWPIDKISVMDRNILRLGLYELLFSDRAEVPPKVAINEAIELGKTFGSESSSKFINGVLGAVYREMGEPGKDDKALPKKPIPLEALAGAVVYARKDNDVYLCLVHDVFGHWTLSKGHIEASLDIKLELKRAIKEEIGIDVKPSEHLGHTEYGTFDPEKGKIKKRVEYYLAETEYADVRLKSSGGLDDAQWFRLADILDLNFYDDILPIVTKAIDILVKSP, via the coding sequence ATGGCAAATAGGCACCTTGCACGATCAACAGTTCTACAAACACTTTACGAATGGGATTTCGGCGAAAAGAAGTCCAACACTAAGGAAATTTTGGACCGTGATATGGCTGAATTCGCACCCGACTCGAACGACAGGACTTTCATGCAACGTCTTCTCGTTGGCGTTACTTCCAAGTTTCAAGATCTCGATGTCATTATAGAAAAGGCTGCGCCCGATTGGCCTATCGATAAAATAAGTGTTATGGATAGGAATATATTGCGTCTCGGCCTTTACGAGCTTCTTTTCTCTGACAGGGCCGAAGTACCTCCAAAGGTAGCTATCAATGAAGCTATCGAACTTGGTAAAACGTTTGGTAGTGAGAGCAGTTCCAAGTTTATAAACGGAGTGCTGGGCGCTGTCTACCGAGAAATGGGTGAACCAGGTAAGGATGACAAAGCTCTTCCTAAAAAACCTATACCCCTGGAAGCCCTTGCTGGGGCTGTGGTATATGCCAGAAAAGACAATGATGTGTATCTCTGTCTTGTCCATGATGTATTCGGCCACTGGACTCTTTCCAAAGGTCATATTGAGGCTTCACTCGATATCAAGCTTGAGCTCAAGAGGGCAATCAAGGAAGAGATCGGTATTGATGTAAAACCTTCTGAACATTTGGGTCACACCGAATACGGTACCTTTGATCCAGAAAAAGGCAAAATAAAAAAACGAGTAGAGTATTATCTTGCAGAAACAGAATATGCCGATGTTAGGCTTAAAAGTTCTGGAGGCCTGGATGATGCCCAATGGTTTCGCTTGGCTGATATCCTTGACTTGAATTTTTATGATGATATCTTGCCTATTGTGACCAAAGCTATCGATATCCTAGTTAAAAGTCCATAA
- a CDS encoding ribonuclease HII, with the protein MKMVVGIDEVGRGPLAGPVTVGAFIAPYSMRGKLIKLLGGKIKDSKKLTHEQRSSINRSICDLKQQGKVDFRITHISNSAIDKKGISKAITQAITLSLKKLHHKFSNTKGDPLSVRLDGLLKAPEEYRSQKTIIKGDEKDVFIACASIVAKVKRDRLMSRLAKKYPLYAFNIHKGYGTTKHRQLIKKYGLSSIHRLTFCKNI; encoded by the coding sequence ATGAAAATGGTAGTGGGAATAGACGAAGTAGGAAGAGGCCCTCTTGCTGGGCCGGTGACGGTGGGAGCTTTTATAGCTCCATATTCTATGCGAGGCAAACTTATAAAACTTCTTGGAGGCAAAATAAAAGATTCTAAAAAATTGACTCATGAACAACGTTCTTCGATTAATCGCAGTATTTGTGACTTAAAACAGCAGGGAAAAGTAGATTTTAGAATAACCCATATCTCAAATTCAGCGATAGATAAAAAAGGTATTTCCAAAGCAATCACACAGGCAATTACCTTATCTCTTAAAAAATTACACCACAAATTTTCCAACACCAAGGGTGACCCTTTGTCGGTTAGGCTTGATGGATTGCTTAAGGCGCCGGAAGAATATAGGAGTCAGAAGACTATAATAAAAGGGGATGAGAAAGATGTTTTTATCGCCTGCGCTTCTATCGTGGCTAAAGTTAAACGTGATCGGCTTATGTCTCGCTTGGCTAAAAAATACCCTCTATATGCTTTCAATATCCACAAAGGCTATGGTACAACTAAACATAGACAGCTAATTAAAAAATATGGTCTATCTTCAATCCACCGTTTAACTTTTTGCAAAAATATCTAA
- a CDS encoding DoxX family protein — MEFLFLIGRVLFGALFVYNGWSHLAHNTSTSLYAQSKDVPMPRITVFVTGIAIIAGGLGIILGIYVKLSVFLLAFFLLGTLVKVHTFWKHSDMSSKAQERNEFLKNAALLGALLMFLSVLEPWSLSF; from the coding sequence ATGGAATTCCTATTTCTAATTGGCAGAGTTCTTTTTGGTGCGCTGTTTGTGTACAACGGCTGGAGTCATTTGGCTCACAACACCTCGACTTCTCTCTATGCTCAGTCGAAAGACGTGCCCATGCCTCGCATCACTGTGTTTGTAACTGGTATCGCTATAATTGCTGGTGGCCTAGGAATTATTTTGGGAATATACGTTAAGCTTTCTGTCTTCCTTCTCGCCTTCTTTCTCTTAGGCACCCTAGTGAAAGTACATACTTTTTGGAAGCACAGCGACATGAGTTCCAAAGCCCAAGAGCGCAATGAATTTCTCAAAAATGCCGCCCTTCTCGGCGCTCTTCTCATGTTTCTCTCCGTTCTCGAGCCTTGGAGTTTGTCGTTTTAA
- the rpmF gene encoding 50S ribosomal protein L32, whose amino-acid sequence MRHTRSQRGNTRSHHALTPASLKLCSECGQPKLQHAACPNCGKYGGREIVNVTARLAKKTQKKKESKVKN is encoded by the coding sequence ATGCGACATACGAGGTCCCAGAGAGGAAACACACGAAGCCATCATGCTTTGACGCCGGCTTCTTTGAAGTTGTGTTCCGAATGTGGTCAACCGAAGTTGCAACACGCCGCCTGCCCTAATTGTGGCAAATATGGCGGCAGGGAAATTGTAAATGTCACTGCCCGACTAGCCAAAAAAACACAAAAGAAGAAAGAATCGAAGGTCAAGAATTAG
- a CDS encoding 4a-hydroxytetrahydrobiopterin dehydratase: protein MNDLSKKHCVPCEGKIKPFDKIEVKEMLEEVDENWMLIEDKELEKNYVFKDFKDALNFVNEVGKIAEAEGHHPDINLHDYKKVTIRLSTHAISGLSENDFILASKIDGLKD from the coding sequence ATGAATGACTTGTCAAAAAAACACTGCGTACCATGTGAAGGTAAGATCAAGCCTTTTGATAAAATAGAAGTTAAAGAAATGCTGGAGGAAGTAGATGAAAATTGGATGCTAATCGAGGACAAAGAGCTGGAGAAAAATTATGTTTTTAAAGATTTCAAGGATGCTCTAAATTTTGTAAATGAAGTGGGTAAGATTGCTGAAGCCGAAGGCCATCACCCAGACATTAATTTGCATGATTATAAGAAGGTAACCATCCGTCTTTCCACACACGCAATATCAGGCCTATCAGAAAATGACTTCATCTTGGCAAGCAAGATCGATGGGTTAAAAGACTAA
- the dnaE gene encoding DNA polymerase III subunit alpha: protein MRFTHLHVHSHYSLLQALPKISELVEAAKKDGMEALALTDNGNLYGAIEFYKECKKAEIKPIIGVDCYVASRTRLDKQAGVDKDRTRLILLAENIEGYKNLLKIVTASYIEGFYYKPRIDKDLLEKHNNGLICISSSWSGDVSNILRRGDEEGARELIEWYQKIFGEKFFIELTHHPEMPGHSEHMKKLYGLAIDMKVLPVASQDVYYINPEDKKARETLMAVMQGAPPSRSERGGFDEHDEDFSFTSQEEMQKRFKDMPQALEGNEKVVSMCNIELELGKWVFPDLKLPSGKSHDDELTELTYAGIEKRGLEKSKEVEERLEYELGIIKKKGYSPYFLVVADLLRYAHENGILTTIRGSVAGSLTTYCVGITNVNPLEYKLPFERFLNPERPSAPDIDMDYADDRRDEMIAYAKQKYGDAHVAQIGTFGTMMARGSVRDTARALGFSYGAGDMIAKLIPMGAQGFPMTIDRAMKENPDLAELYKKDEDTRTIIDMAKKIEGCARHISVHAAGVVISPTPLTDFVPLQFDTKSGDHLITQYDMHAVEEAGLLKFDFLGIKNLAILADAVRRVKKIENIEVNIESIPLDDKKTFEMLALGETIGLFQLNGSGMTRFLKELKPSTIHDINAMVALYRPGPMETIPEYIERKHNPELVVYEDPRMKEYLEFSNGLLVYQDDVLMTSIKLGGYSWLDADKLRKAIGKKIPEVMAAEKEKLIKGFIEYGKLSKKLAEKLWKLIEPFAAYGFGKAHAASYGKVAYQTAYMKANFPEIYMSAVLTADSGDVEKIAETISECTRMGIPVLPPDINESFAGFSVVKPKEKATTSHLLPVDLPVELPVELRGASKIRFGLTTIKNFGEGIAETIIEERKKNGKFQSMEDFLVRIQDRNLNKKSLEALVKSGCFDSMGERGKFLAHTERLLEYNKEMGTVNSHNSLFSSVSEGHTPLRLNDVPEVGATERLAWEKELLGLYVSGHPLDKFKEKLESQKMTIKKIKEEVKEGEMVVVGGILEEIKPHLTKNGDKMLFTKIADLTDSIEMAVFPRTLAEFKDIFTTDKCIAIKARVTLRNGEKSLVAEKAKVL from the coding sequence ATGCGATTTACTCATTTGCATGTCCATAGCCACTATTCCCTCCTCCAAGCATTGCCAAAAATTTCAGAGCTGGTGGAAGCGGCAAAGAAAGACGGCATGGAAGCATTAGCTCTTACCGACAATGGAAATTTGTATGGAGCAATCGAATTTTATAAAGAATGCAAGAAGGCAGAGATCAAACCGATCATCGGAGTAGATTGTTATGTAGCAAGTAGAACAAGATTAGACAAGCAGGCCGGCGTCGATAAAGACAGAACGCGACTCATTCTCCTCGCAGAAAATATCGAGGGCTATAAAAATCTTTTAAAAATAGTTACTGCTTCATATATAGAAGGTTTTTATTACAAACCTCGAATCGATAAGGACCTCTTGGAAAAACATAATAATGGACTTATATGCATTTCTTCATCATGGAGCGGAGATGTATCAAATATTTTGAGGCGGGGCGACGAGGAAGGAGCACGCGAGCTCATAGAGTGGTATCAAAAAATATTTGGTGAAAAGTTTTTCATAGAGCTGACACACCACCCAGAGATGCCAGGACATAGCGAGCACATGAAGAAACTTTATGGACTAGCGATCGACATGAAAGTGCTACCTGTCGCTTCACAGGATGTGTATTACATCAACCCAGAGGACAAAAAAGCGAGAGAAACACTGATGGCCGTGATGCAAGGAGCGCCCCCAAGCAGAAGCGAAAGAGGAGGTTTTGATGAACACGATGAGGATTTTTCTTTTACTTCGCAAGAAGAGATGCAGAAACGATTTAAGGATATGCCTCAAGCTCTAGAAGGAAACGAGAAAGTGGTAAGTATGTGCAATATCGAACTTGAGCTTGGTAAATGGGTTTTCCCTGACCTCAAACTCCCTTCCGGAAAATCGCATGATGATGAACTGACGGAACTGACTTATGCTGGAATAGAAAAAAGAGGTTTAGAAAAATCGAAAGAAGTAGAAGAGAGGCTTGAATATGAACTTGGGATAATAAAAAAGAAGGGTTATTCGCCCTACTTTTTAGTAGTCGCCGACCTACTTAGATACGCACATGAAAACGGGATACTGACAACGATCAGAGGTTCAGTGGCTGGCTCGCTTACCACATATTGTGTCGGGATTACTAATGTAAATCCCCTTGAATACAAACTACCATTTGAAAGATTTTTAAACCCAGAGAGACCTTCCGCTCCCGATATAGATATGGATTATGCCGATGATAGGAGAGATGAGATGATAGCCTACGCCAAACAAAAATACGGTGACGCGCATGTAGCCCAAATAGGCACTTTTGGAACCATGATGGCAAGAGGTTCAGTGCGAGATACAGCGAGAGCTCTCGGTTTTTCATACGGAGCAGGTGACATGATAGCTAAACTTATTCCGATGGGAGCGCAGGGCTTCCCCATGACGATCGATCGAGCAATGAAGGAAAATCCAGACCTAGCTGAATTGTATAAAAAAGATGAGGACACTAGGACCATAATAGACATGGCCAAAAAAATAGAAGGTTGTGCTCGCCACATCTCCGTTCACGCGGCAGGAGTAGTGATATCCCCCACCCCACTTACTGATTTTGTGCCGCTCCAATTTGATACCAAAAGCGGTGACCACCTGATCACTCAATACGATATGCATGCAGTAGAGGAAGCAGGACTTCTGAAATTTGATTTTCTTGGAATAAAAAACTTGGCTATATTGGCCGATGCTGTGCGCAGAGTAAAGAAAATAGAAAATATAGAGGTGAATATAGAAAGCATTCCACTCGACGACAAAAAAACTTTTGAGATGTTGGCTTTGGGAGAAACCATAGGTCTTTTCCAATTGAATGGCTCTGGTATGACGAGGTTCCTGAAAGAGCTAAAACCTTCGACCATTCACGATATCAACGCCATGGTCGCCCTCTACCGTCCGGGACCAATGGAAACCATACCTGAATACATAGAACGGAAACATAACCCGGAATTGGTCGTCTACGAAGATCCACGAATGAAAGAATACTTGGAATTCTCGAACGGGCTACTGGTATACCAGGACGATGTGCTCATGACTTCCATCAAACTCGGTGGCTATTCTTGGCTCGATGCAGACAAATTACGCAAAGCCATAGGCAAGAAAATTCCTGAAGTCATGGCAGCAGAAAAAGAAAAACTGATCAAAGGCTTTATAGAATATGGCAAACTTTCGAAAAAACTGGCAGAAAAATTGTGGAAATTGATCGAGCCTTTCGCTGCCTATGGTTTCGGCAAAGCTCATGCTGCAAGTTATGGCAAAGTGGCTTACCAGACAGCGTATATGAAAGCCAATTTCCCTGAAATATATATGTCAGCAGTACTCACGGCTGATTCGGGAGATGTAGAAAAAATAGCGGAAACTATAAGTGAATGTACTCGTATGGGAATTCCGGTATTGCCTCCAGATATAAACGAGAGCTTCGCTGGTTTCTCTGTTGTAAAACCAAAGGAAAAAGCCACCACTTCGCATCTCCTTCCAGTCGACCTTCCAGTCGAGCTTCCAGTCGAGCTTCGCGGGGCGAGTAAAATACGCTTTGGCCTCACCACAATTAAAAACTTTGGTGAAGGTATAGCGGAAACAATAATAGAAGAAAGAAAGAAAAACGGAAAATTCCAGTCTATGGAGGATTTTCTAGTGCGCATTCAAGACAGAAATTTGAATAAAAAATCATTGGAGGCTCTTGTAAAGTCGGGTTGCTTTGATTCGATGGGAGAAAGAGGAAAGTTTTTAGCCCATACCGAAAGACTACTTGAATATAATAAGGAAATGGGAACGGTCAATAGTCACAATTCCCTCTTTTCCTCCGTTTCAGAAGGACACACTCCACTTCGATTAAATGATGTGCCAGAAGTGGGGGCAACAGAAAGATTAGCTTGGGAAAAAGAACTTTTGGGACTTTATGTTTCTGGTCATCCACTCGATAAATTCAAAGAAAAACTAGAATCACAAAAAATGACCATCAAAAAAATAAAGGAGGAGGTAAAAGAAGGAGAAATGGTAGTGGTCGGCGGAATACTAGAAGAAATAAAACCACACCTCACTAAAAACGGTGACAAAATGCTTTTTACCAAAATAGCTGACCTCACTGACTCGATCGAAATGGCTGTCTTCCCTCGTACCCTAGCTGAATTCAAAGATATATTTACAACCGATAAATGCATCGCTATCAAAGCCCGTGTCACTCTCCGCAACGGCGAAAAATCGTTAGTAGCCGAAAAAGCAAAAGTTTTGTAG
- the rnc gene encoding ribonuclease III — protein sequence MRDFAEFENIIGIEFENKNLLRQAFTHRSYLNENRGMKGGHNERLEFLGDAILELVVTHFLYDLYPVKTEGDLTSIRSALVNAQTCSTIANEIEVNDFLLLSRGEAKDVGRARQYILANTLEAVIGALYLDQGYEKSKDFIYKFITPLTEKIVKEGLWTDAKSRLQEKAQEIEGVTPSYKTIKEVGPDHDKKFTVGVYLGQDMVSQGEGDSKQEAEQEAAGYALKQKGWGN from the coding sequence ATGCGCGATTTTGCAGAATTCGAAAATATCATCGGAATAGAGTTTGAAAATAAAAACCTGCTACGCCAGGCTTTTACTCACAGGTCATATCTCAATGAGAATAGGGGAATGAAAGGTGGCCATAATGAACGCCTTGAATTTTTAGGCGACGCTATCCTAGAACTTGTGGTCACTCACTTTTTATATGACCTCTATCCTGTAAAGACTGAAGGTGATCTCACCTCTATCCGCTCGGCTTTGGTGAACGCTCAAACCTGTTCCACTATCGCTAATGAAATAGAAGTGAACGATTTCCTCCTTCTTTCGCGTGGTGAGGCTAAAGACGTGGGCAGAGCCAGGCAATATATTTTAGCTAACACTTTAGAGGCTGTGATAGGAGCACTTTACCTTGATCAGGGTTACGAAAAGTCCAAAGATTTTATATACAAATTTATAACTCCGCTCACAGAAAAAATAGTGAAAGAGGGCTTGTGGACGGATGCCAAATCTCGTTTACAGGAAAAAGCTCAGGAAATAGAGGGAGTGACACCATCATACAAAACGATAAAAGAAGTCGGTCCTGATCACGACAAGAAGTTTACTGTTGGTGTGTATCTCGGGCAAGATATGGTATCTCAAGGAGAAGGGGATTCGAAACAAGAGGCTGAACAAGAAGCGGCTGGCTATGCTCTAAAACAGAAAGGTTGGGGTAACTAA
- the thrS gene encoding threonine--tRNA ligase — protein sequence MSEKELPHIRHSLAHLMVAAMKELYPGAKNAIGPAIDDGFYQDFDLPKPISEADLPKIEEKMREMLPKWTEWTGKTVTLDEVRKEFSWNEYKIELAEEFSKEGKDLTFYTCSGLVDLCKGGHAVALSEIDPDSFKLDRLAGAYWRGNEKNKMLTRIYGLAFNTKEELENHIKLREEAEKRDHKKLGKELGLYMFHETAPGMPYWLPKGLILYKELENYWRKEHVKFNYMEIASPLVNKAELWKTSGHWDYYKDDMFIADMGENEIYGIKPMNCPNAMIVFKSMQVSYKNLPLRLSDTDRLHRYERSGTLNGLLRCRSFQQDDSHNYISEDLIESEYEHIMQVCKDFYGIFNLEYKFRLGTRPEGFLGEIETWDKAESILKKVLEKSGKEYSVAEGDGAFYGPKIDIVMKDALGRDWQMGTMQLDFQQPKRFELEYTDRDGSKKTPAVIHRVIYGSLERFIGILVEHYAGAFPTWLSPVQAIVLPISEKHLVYAKEVQKELMENGVRAEVDESNETLGKKVREAKTQKIPYLLVVGDKEVDSKEVAVEFRNEKLGTMPLSQFLDKIKLEIKDRR from the coding sequence ATGTCAGAAAAAGAACTTCCCCATATAAGACACTCTCTCGCTCACCTTATGGTTGCTGCCATGAAGGAACTTTACCCTGGTGCTAAAAATGCTATCGGTCCTGCAATTGATGATGGCTTCTACCAAGACTTCGATTTGCCCAAACCTATTTCTGAAGCAGACTTGCCCAAAATTGAAGAAAAAATGCGAGAAATGTTACCCAAATGGACAGAGTGGACTGGAAAAACCGTCACCCTTGACGAAGTCAGAAAAGAATTTTCTTGGAATGAATATAAAATAGAACTAGCGGAAGAATTTTCTAAAGAAGGTAAAGATCTTACTTTTTATACTTGTAGTGGGTTAGTAGATCTCTGCAAAGGTGGCCATGCTGTAGCTCTTTCAGAAATCGATCCGGATAGCTTCAAACTTGACCGCTTAGCTGGAGCATATTGGCGTGGCAATGAAAAAAATAAAATGCTTACTCGCATCTACGGCTTAGCATTTAATACCAAAGAGGAACTTGAAAACCACATCAAGTTAAGAGAAGAAGCAGAAAAAAGAGACCATAAAAAACTTGGGAAAGAACTTGGTCTATATATGTTCCACGAAACAGCGCCTGGAATGCCTTATTGGCTACCAAAAGGATTGATATTGTATAAGGAATTGGAAAATTACTGGAGGAAAGAACATGTAAAGTTTAATTACATGGAAATTGCAAGTCCTCTGGTGAATAAAGCTGAACTTTGGAAGACATCAGGTCATTGGGATTATTACAAGGATGATATGTTTATTGCAGATATGGGGGAAAACGAAATATACGGCATTAAACCTATGAACTGTCCTAACGCAATGATAGTTTTCAAGTCGATGCAAGTAAGTTACAAAAATCTCCCTCTTCGTCTATCTGATACTGATAGACTCCATAGATACGAAAGATCAGGAACACTAAATGGACTGTTACGCTGTCGATCATTCCAACAAGACGATTCACATAATTACATATCCGAAGATTTAATCGAATCTGAATATGAACATATCATGCAAGTCTGTAAAGATTTTTACGGAATATTTAATCTTGAATACAAATTTAGACTCGGTACTCGACCAGAAGGTTTCCTGGGAGAAATAGAAACCTGGGACAAAGCTGAGAGTATTTTAAAAAAGGTATTAGAAAAATCAGGCAAAGAATATTCTGTGGCAGAAGGAGATGGTGCTTTCTACGGACCAAAGATAGACATCGTAATGAAAGATGCCCTTGGTAGAGATTGGCAGATGGGCACGATGCAATTAGATTTTCAGCAACCAAAAAGATTTGAGCTTGAGTATACTGATAGAGATGGTAGTAAAAAAACTCCAGCTGTAATCCACAGAGTAATATATGGTTCTTTGGAAAGATTCATAGGTATATTGGTAGAACATTATGCTGGGGCCTTCCCTACTTGGCTTTCGCCTGTACAAGCTATCGTTTTACCGATAAGCGAGAAACACTTGGTGTACGCAAAAGAAGTACAGAAAGAACTTATGGAGAATGGGGTGCGCGCAGAAGTGGATGAATCAAATGAGACACTTGGTAAAAAGGTGCGTGAGGCAAAAACACAGAAAATTCCTTACCTGCTTGTAGTCGGAGATAAGGAGGTGGATTCAAAAGAAGTGGCTGTCGAGTTCCGAAATGAAAAATTAGGTACTATGCCACTTTCCCAATTCTTAGATAAAATAAAACTGGAGATAAAAGATAGAAGATAA
- a CDS encoding type II toxin-antitoxin system HicB family antitoxin gives MRKRLIKSNKGKHLPVFLEKDEDGFYIVECPVFRGCYTQGKTIDEALTNIREVIDLCLEETENQKVLKSYFPTEISLHTVSV, from the coding sequence ATGAGAAAAAGGCTTATAAAATCAAACAAAGGTAAGCATCTCCCTGTCTTTTTAGAAAAAGATGAGGACGGCTTTTATATTGTTGAATGCCCTGTTTTTAGGGGTTGTTATACACAAGGTAAGACAATAGACGAGGCGCTTACAAATATAAGGGAAGTAATCGATTTGTGTTTAGAGGAGACGGAAAACCAAAAAGTTCTAAAATCATATTTTCCTACCGAAATAAGTTTGCACACAGTTAGCGTCTAA
- the raiA gene encoding ribosome-associated translation inhibitor RaiA → MKVQIKGSAIELTSAIKDYVEKRILSLEKYIHEENEEALAMVEVGKITHHHRNGDVFRAEVSLVSHGRKYYAAVEKDDLYAAIDEVKDEIMREMISSKEKRETLLRRGGAKIKSLMKRLKF, encoded by the coding sequence ATGAAAGTACAGATAAAGGGAAGTGCAATAGAACTCACTTCTGCGATCAAAGATTATGTTGAAAAAAGAATTTTATCGCTCGAAAAGTACATTCATGAGGAGAACGAAGAGGCCCTAGCCATGGTCGAAGTGGGTAAGATAACCCACCATCATAGAAATGGTGACGTTTTCAGAGCTGAAGTGTCGCTTGTATCACACGGTAGAAAATATTATGCCGCTGTGGAAAAAGATGATTTATACGCGGCTATAGACGAAGTAAAAGATGAGATAATGAGGGAGATGATCTCATCCAAAGAAAAGAGGGAAACACTCCTAAGAAGGGGTGGGGCCAAAATAAAATCCCTAATGAAAAGATTGAAGTTTTAG